In the Glycine max cultivar Williams 82 chromosome 19, Glycine_max_v4.0, whole genome shotgun sequence genome, CTCAGGCTCAGTACTGGGGATATGACTACGTGCTCAAGCTCTAGTTTGTGACCGACAGAGGGCGAAGGAGGCTGAAGTTTTATTGGGGGAGGTTCCTCAGCCTCCTGTTGACCATACTGTGAACTGGACTCCTCCAGCTggctttatttaattaaattgtgatGATTAAGGGGTCTAATTTAATTGATCGAACAGATAACCtgagttattataattttttggcaCTGTCTTTAATTGACAccgataaaaagaaattaagttgtGATGCTGCAGTGAACAGATTGGAGTCTAAAGTTGTGTGTGGAGGAGTCTTTCGCAACTATCAAGGAAGATTCATGTCCGCGTTTGCTACTACTTTACTTTGTTTCTGTTAAATTCACAGTTTGCGGTATGCTCAAGTCCATGCATGGCTTCTCTAAGTTTGTTATAGAGACTGACTCTCATTTTGCGGTGGATCTTGTTAATGGCACATGCTGATTGAACCATCCTTGTTATAAGCTGGTGGAAGAAATTCGTTGGAGATTGGATGATCTTGAGAGTTTAAGTGTTGCTCATATCGATAGAAAGGCAAATGGTATTGCAGATTGTTTCGCTAAGTTTGTTGTTTCATCTTTTTGCAatgatatgtttttttcttctgttcCTTTCTTTGCTTACGAGTCAATAATGCATGATGTAATTTCTTTGTCTAACCCATTTGGgtgttaataaattttgtgtggTTGTGGTGTGTTTTGCACCACTtccaattcaaaaaaaatatattaaattttcaaaaatgttatctttggataaatatttactttttttatagcttatttatttattcttaaaagattggattttttttgagaaatgaataatgatttttttaaaaattagaaggacaacaaacaaatattttttttaaggaactaaaactgaattttagaaactaataaaagaaaaagaaaaataatgatacataaattatcatttattttaaattcgaTCTTCTTATCACATCATAAATTctattatatttacattttttctctcttttctcattctctctcaAAGTGTATAATAACATAATGAGTGTTTGttgaacatttttctttctcctttgattccAAAAgtagggaaagaaaaaaattccaaaagtaggaaaagaaaaaattaagagagTGTATTGAAttggaattttaaaagattattttaacataaaaaagtcATACAAATTTTAAGAGACTCCGTGgaaatataatgatttttaagatttttttaaaagatttttataattaggattttgtagtttgaattttaataaacttataatatataaattcataaGAATTGAAAACACTATTTAAAGAGTTatgaatttttagaaaatatttaaaattataaagagttgataaaaaaataacaaataaattagcTCAGCTGCAACACAAGGTGTCTCAACAACTGCAAAAATaccttaataatataaaatctatACGACTCATAGAAACCCTTCAAAGATTGCATTAATATGATATCCCTAAAGTTCccataaccaataaaaaatctaaataacTGTAATATCTTCTCTGATGTAAACCCAAATAATTTTTGTCCGGTTTCACGTGCCATTGAATCTTTACCTACAGCCTTCCTCTACGTGCCATGATGCCtagctttttcttctttttttctaatgagATTATacgtttttttttgttggtaaaACAAATGATATATTAATGACTAAAGTGTCATAGATACCGATTTGAAGAATAAATGTTTAGTGTAGCTCCCCAGGTTAAGCAATATTTACCACACAAATTCtgcaataaattaatatatgtaaCCAAAGAGCACAACAGCAATAGCCCAAATAAAAACAAGGTATGCCAGTGAGATCACATGGTCAATCTGGTGTCATAGAAGTCGAATTATTTTCGAGGGGGAATCCTTGGATTTCAGCAAAGATCCgcattttcatttcttctttttacgAATGGTATGTGAATCCATCCTTGTGTATTCGGGCTCTCACTTAGTATTTTTGGGTGGTGATTTACTCTTTGAGGAAGGGCACGTGAATTGAATCCTTTACAAGGTAATATGAGTGTTGCGAATGTTCTTATTGGTAGTTGTAGGAGTTTTAACTTATATGGTGTTCGTGGGGTGTGCAGAAGGAGAACGGTTAATGTTAtacttttgtatttaaattaatgacTCTTGATGTAAGTTGCATTGCTAGGCGAAACAACGTATACCAATCACATACCAAAAAGAAAAGTATCATCCCCCATCACCCACTAGTCATATGTGATGggtgaagaaaaaacaaacaaagaaagaaagctTGGAGAAATCCTTAGGAGACATTTGGTAGGAGATGAGTTTTTTCACACTCAAAATTCATGGAAAAGTCATATTTgagaaaatcatgatttatggAAATGTAGAAAATATGCTTGGTTTGTTtcctagaaattaaaattttatataaaatacataaCTAAAACTTTTCTCTCAAGGAAATTTACTGAAAAATGAGTTGATAGTTTcatgacaatatttttttattaataacataCCAAATATAAACATTATAACTTTCCACTTTAAGATTCTggaaaaagtaaatttttttttcgtaaAAATTTGTGTGAGATTgtttaattgatgtgttatttatattttctaaagtttcataaaatttattgaaatccatattaataaaaaaattcatcaaatttatatacttttaaatacTAGATgactttttataaatttgagaataacttttaaattatcataaaattttaattattttgattgaatattataagatttatttttattatttaaaaatattgatggcATGCTacaaaactttttatttaataaaaaattattttaaaattttaattgaatacgctaaaatgaaaaagaaaaaaaaaacagcatagCATATTTGAGTAGGCAGAAAAGGTCAGTATTTAAAGGACAAGCCAATAGTCGAAGACACGGACGCTGCTGCTATAAAAAAGCTCGAATACTCGGATAAGGAGAGTAAGGGCGGTGCAGTGCTTCAAACCCCTTTTTCTCTTCTCATTTCCTTTCATCACTCTCttgcttcttttcttcttctcgcaattttccattttcacaCTTTTAGCGTAAGGTTTAGTATCTCGCAGTTATGATTCTCGAACATTTTACCTTTTCATGTCTGTATTTTAGAGATTATTGTTGTGAATTCATGTTACATTTCGTAATTGTGTTGAATCTTTGgttaataatatcttttttttttaatctgttaGGTTTTCTTGGTGTGTTGTGGAATATGCAATAGACCACAATTATtttcttgttctaatttttctttctttctattttccaATGTTGTTTGTAGAACATCTTTTAATGGCGTCCCAAATCCGTGAGTGGTCTGGAATCAATACATTCGCACCTGCTACCCAGACTAAGTTGCTTGAACTCTTGGGAAATCTTAAACAAgaggttttatttttattattttattctcccTTGCAAATTATACctaattatgcttattattgtttatgttttactgttgatacaatttttttgttctgCTATGCGAATTTCATGGTTGTTATGGTGTAGAATGTGAACTCCTTGACTATACTTGTGATGGGAAAAGGAGGTGTTGGAAAATCTTCAACTGTGAACTCCATCATTGGGGAAAGAGTGGTTTCGATTAGTCCTTTCCAGGTTTGAGATGATACTTTCCTGTGATGGTCTATAGGGTGGTTATTGTGTTGTTGTTCGATTATTATGTTTTATGTCTGAATGAATTTTTTCTTATGTTGCAAAGTCGGAAGGGCCAAGACCTGTGATGGTGTCACGATCAAGGGCTGGTTTTACATTGAACATTATTGACACTCCTGGTCTCATTGAAGGGGGGTACATCAATGATATGGCACTTGATATAATAAAACGGTACATGCTTAATTGCTTATGTTTAGCATGTAACACTTCACCTGTAAAGCATGTATTTGGTCTTAAAAGTGATTTACTGTGTCTGTCCTTTCTACTTACCCCTTTTCCCCCCCTTGTTTTGTGGGAATATGTGTTTGTTTGAGTAGTTTCCTTCTGAACAAGACCATAGATGTGCTGCTTTACGTGGATCGCTTGGATGTGTACAGAGTGGACAACTTGGATAAGTTAGTCGCCAAAGCTATAACAGATAGTTTTGGCAAAGGAATATGGAACAAGGCCATTGTAACACTCACACATGCCCAGTTCTCTCCACCAGATGGATTGCCCTATGATGAATTCTTTTCACAAAGATCTGAGTCTCTCTTGAAGGTTCTTAGGTCAGGTGCCAGGATAAAGAAAGAAGCCTTTCAGGTATTTATCTCTGTAAATTGAATCTTATCCTTCAAATGCATCCAAGTTTGTCAAAATTGTATAAGCAACAGAAGTTAAAGCATTTAGATTTCAGTGCTCTGTTCCTTGAGTGGACACATAGTTGTCAATCCCAAATAGTGGGGATGGCAGTTAGCCAGATGACTGCAATTTTGAAGATTGAAGATACGAGCTAGATCATGTATATTACCCCCATATAAATgctcaaatataaaaagttacacAAAGTGAAAGatatattcataattaataatcaaaaatcaaattcttaaGCTATACAGTATTCACACAAGTTAGGAACAATAAGTCTAAGTCAGATAAATTTAAGCCTCCAAGTGATGATATCTTAACTGTGTCAAGGGTAAccaatgaagtaaaaaaagtcAGAGCAGAATAGACCATGAAGATAGGGCAGAGTGGTGAGCAGGTACAACAGAATGAggatttagaaaagaaaaaaaacagggTGAGCGACTGAACAGAGCCAGGAAAAGGGTTGTACCTTCTTCTCAGAAGACTCTTGTGAGATCTGAAAGTAGAGGATGTGCAAACTATCAACATTACAGTTTGTACAAAACCGAGAAGTAGGTATGTTTCAGCAAACACTTGGTGTGGccagtttgtattgaaacaagtGAGAGAGCAGTGTATGTTGTTCTTATCAAAAAAGGGATGAAATCATGAAAATAACCCCAAAAGATTGTTGGACAAGGGGCAAAGGTTGTTTTTTACCCCCTATTTAGCAGTGGCTGCTACAACTGTGAATTGCCATGATTTTGAGCATGATTGACGGTATGACACACGACACAGTAACCCTCTGGTGATGCCGTTTCTGTAGCAGGGACCAGCTGCAATGCAACACTACATTGTGAAAGTGCTGCTATTGATAACCCTGACTGGGAAGTAAATGATTGGCCATTCAGTTGACCATGTTTTCCAAAGGCCATGGGAAGTATACATAGTGGTTAAAACTTAATAGTGTGCTATAGTGATGTAGTAGTGTGAAGCAGCCAGAGGCTGCTAATCTGGACTCCATTGGAGAGTTTTGTGTCGCTGGAGTCTCAGCTGCAAATAGCATTCACTCCCAAAATTTGTGGTCATTGCTACCGCTACTGTTGACCTAGGAAAATCCCTTCATTATACTTATTATTGGTAGGGAAGtggtccttttttttcttttgatatttcAGTCTTTATTTAAGAGAAAGGCAGAGAACCACTCTATTTCTGTTGTGAGAAGTTCAGAATAAAGATGAGACTTAACAGCAGCCCTGGTGAAGAGCACCTCCGTTTCCAGCAAACCCACAGCTCCATTGTCAGTTTTGGTAGTTTCCAAATTTTTGGTGAacatttacctttttttctgCCCTTCTGTTCTGTTCTCTCCAACGGAGCTCTCTGTCCCTTTCTTTCCAACAAGCTTTTTCTGTTCTCTGTCCAACAGACCATCACAATTCACAAGTCTTTCATTTCACTGTTCTGTGCTTTTCCTTTTTTCCCCTTGTCTTCTAAGTACTGATGAGTTTTGACCTCATCActgttctctattttttttattccttgacCTATGTTGTTACCAACTTGTGTGTTTAGCTCAAGGCTATGaatttttactattaattataaatgtattttaattttaggtaattttttttgagcatttatatatgtgtagtataaatttttaatttgtatttattatattcaaaataGTGGTCCTCCCACTATGTGCTATCCTGTTATATAGTCTGCACCATGTGGGATTGATACTATAAGCATAAATATTTGTTGTGAAACTTTCCATTTGTATtagttcataattttatttatcccTGCTAGAACTCTGCTTCATTACATTGCCTGTTGACTTCTGAGTATAGTGTAGCTGCCCTGTTGGCTTTTTCTTGGATGTTAATTGTTAGGTGAGTAAAAATTTAAAGGTTTTGGTAGGAGGTGAGGACTGCAAAGCTTTATTGGTTGGGGCATGCTGTATGGTCTATCTGGTTGAAGTGAAATATATGGAATTTCAAGGAGATATATTATCCTCTATGAAGCCCCGATAATTAACAGAAGATGGGTGTCCGATATGGCATGGACATGGTGATACAAGAAATTCTTAATTTGAAATACATTATAACATAGCTATGTCACATGCAACACAGTTatagaaaatataattgaattaatgctaaataattggaaaaaaaaatacagctgTGTGTGATTTATTTCAATGGTCAGTGAAGACGACACATTGATAGTCAGTCAGTGAATATGTGAATAGATGCAATATGAGACTAGAGGATGCAAGACAAGTGATATTATGAGACACGGAACAAAAACAACCTGCAAGACCAAAgtgattaataaattttaaagcaaaaaatgAAGGATGCCTCCTGGATAAGTAATTGAGATTCATAGCTTATCCTTATTTTGTTACGGGACAGAATTTCTTTTTggcttttctttcattttaaactCTAGTCTAAACATATTGTTTCATTCTGTGTATTTATTTGATAGATATTCTGTAGATTAGGAGAGCATATTTTGTTGTGTAAATTACTTCCCTTGTTGGTTATGAACttgtatatttgtttctttcttaGAAAAAAGTTATATCCAGCTTtacattttgtttgtttctttttctttaaataattttagtgtCAAGAATTGCTACCTGGTTCTTTCCACACATACCTCTTTTTACGTACGTGTGTGTATAACTGATAGTTTCCATGCTTAATCTTACATTTTTTGGGGTAAAATCCTAGGCTGCTTCAATTCCTGTTGTTTTGGT is a window encoding:
- the LOC100782594 gene encoding translocase of chloroplast 34, yielding MASQIREWSGINTFAPATQTKLLELLGNLKQENVNSLTILVMGKGGVGKSSTVNSIIGERVVSISPFQSEGPRPVMVSRSRAGFTLNIIDTPGLIEGGYINDMALDIIKRFLLNKTIDVLLYVDRLDVYRVDNLDKLVAKAITDSFGKGIWNKAIVTLTHAQFSPPDGLPYDEFFSQRSESLLKVLRSGARIKKEAFQAASIPVVLVENSGRCNKNDSDEKVLPNGTAWIPNLVQTITEIALNKSESIHVDKNLIEGPNPNQRGKLWIPLVFALQYFLIMKPIKGLIEKDIANERKPTWERRDAAFRKRDLY